GTGGAGGGCGATCGCACCCAGCAGCGCGGCCGTCGCGCCGCTGCCGGGGATCCCGAGGGTGAGCGTCGGGATCAGCGCGCTGCCCTGGGTCGCGTTGTTACTCGAGTCCGCCGCGATGACACCCTCGATGATCCCGCTACCGAACCGATCGGCGAGCTCGTCGCTCGCCCACCGTTTGGCCTCGTTGTACGAGACGAAGTTCGCGACGTCCGCGCCGGCGCCGGGCAGCGAGCCGATGAACGTGCCGATGAGCGCACCCCGAACGAACCCGACGGGACGGGAGACGACCGCCCGAGCCGCGTCGTACACTTCCGAGGCACCGCGCTGGATGGTGTTGTCGCCGGTGACGACGGTCCCCTGGTAGGCCAGCCAGAACACCTCCGCCAGCACGAACAGCCCGATGAGGACGACGACGAAGTCGACGCCCTCGAGCAGCGCCGTCTGGCCGAACGTGGCGCGGGGCTGTGCGAGCTGGGGATCGTTCCCGATCGTCCCGATCAGCAGGCCGAAGGCGCCGGCGAGCAGGGCCTTCGAGAGCGACGATCCCTTCGCCGCGGGAATGATCGTCAGGGCAAACACCGCGAGCAGGAACATCTCCGGATCACCGAAGTTGAGGGCAAAGTCGGAGATCGGCGGCGCGAAGATCAGCAGGAACGTCGCCGCGATCAGCCCCGCGAGCCCGGAGACGATCGCGGAGACGGCGAGCGCGTAGATCGCCCGCCCCTGCTTGGTGAGCTCGTAGCCGTCCCAGCAGGTAACGATCGAGCCCGGCGCGCCGGGGGTGTTGATGAGGATCGCGGGGATCGAGCCACCGTAGATGGCGCCGCCGTAGGCCGAGACCAGAAATATCAGCGCGACGGTCGGCTCGAACGGGATCGTCACCGGCGTAAAGAGGATGATCGTCATCGTCGCGGAGAAGCCGGGAATCGCCCCGAAGACGATCCCGACGGCCGTCCCCAGCAGGATCGCGAACAGAATGTACGGGCTCGAGAGGATGCCGAGCGCGCCGTCGATGGCCGCGGGTGCAAGAACGCCGAGCATGGTTAGAGGGGAATCATCAGCCACTGGACGAACACGAGCCAGACGACGATCGCGAAGCCAAGCGAGTACCCCGCGAGTGCGAGCGGGTTCCGCTCACCGAACAGATAGAGGGTGGCCGCCAGAAAGGCGACCGTCGAGGCGAGAAAGCCGACCGGTTCGAGCGCGACGATGTAGCCGGCGGTCAGCGCGACCAGCAGCGCCGCGCTTCGGACGGTGAAGACCGCCTCCTCCTCGGCGTCGGCGTCGGTCTCCGGGTCGAACGCGGCGGCCGCGCTCCCGACGCCGTCGTCGTCCGAGCCGTCCTCGCCGTCGAGCGAGACGGACTGGACAGCGATCGTCAGCACCGCGAGCGTGATCGTCGCGTACAGCAACGGTCCCGCGTACAGCATCGACAGCTCCGGTAGCGCTCGCGTGTCCCAGTAGTAGAACAGGCAGAACGCGAGCACCAGCCCCGGAAACAGCAGTTCTCCCGTATCGAT
This genomic window from Natronococcus occultus SP4 contains:
- a CDS encoding tripartite tricarboxylate transporter permease → MLGVLAPAAIDGALGILSSPYILFAILLGTAVGIVFGAIPGFSATMTIILFTPVTIPFEPTVALIFLVSAYGGAIYGGSIPAILINTPGAPGSIVTCWDGYELTKQGRAIYALAVSAIVSGLAGLIAATFLLIFAPPISDFALNFGDPEMFLLAVFALTIIPAAKGSSLSKALLAGAFGLLIGTIGNDPQLAQPRATFGQTALLEGVDFVVVLIGLFVLAEVFWLAYQGTVVTGDNTIQRGASEVYDAARAVVSRPVGFVRGALIGTFIGSLPGAGADVANFVSYNEAKRWASDELADRFGSGIIEGVIAADSSNNATQGSALIPTLTLGIPGSGATAALLGAIALHGLNPGPALFDSSGDIVYAMILSLFVGNVLILIYGLAGSQYFGKLAYIPIRYIIPSVAVLAVVGGFAVRNAPVDLYIVLLFGLIGVLLVAYDYPLVSLVLGVILGDIAESGFVTGWLLTGESATAFLFNSSIAVGLLALIALSLIVTAIKN
- a CDS encoding tripartite tricarboxylate transporter TctB family protein codes for the protein MTGITPPTVTVGTGSRTVEIDTGELLFPGLVLAFCLFYYWDTRALPELSMLYAGPLLYATITLAVLTIAVQSVSLDGEDGSDDDGVGSAAAAFDPETDADAEEEAVFTVRSAALLVALTAGYIVALEPVGFLASTVAFLAATLYLFGERNPLALAGYSLGFAIVVWLVFVQWLMIPL